From Candidatus Delongbacteria bacterium, a single genomic window includes:
- a CDS encoding response regulator: protein MQEDKFLNRILIVDDELNFLETLHDLLEVSGFEVKTASNPIDGLKVLKRENIKLVISDLRMTPISGIEFLKQIKEYNPDIEVILLTAFTDLQLLLQALQEGASDFLTKPAEFSDVKAAVKKIQIKLSKTLQLKTYYKKIEQQNFEMIKYKTLLEKRAQELEDAYTKISDLNYRLKQKVDDQTKELTNKEIAASYGELMQGIIHNLNTPLSTINGGLDLLRMIISRDMKAEALQPEAYIDRIDRIVGSTKNLRSIIKNMLNRSRLENLAELKVFDLNKIIDQELEFLNADMFFKHKVTKNIMLCETPCNIKVIYSDISQILINIIKNALDAMWNVPKKLLSIFTEDRGDIIILKISDTGSGISEENKNKIFNMFFTTKPTLEKIVSREQPVGNGIGLHTVKELASRYNISIDVESELNVGTSFILTFKKFLEEPRSITENIEHNSRL from the coding sequence ATGCAGGAAGATAAGTTTCTAAATAGAATATTGATTGTTGATGACGAGTTAAATTTTCTTGAAACTCTACATGATTTGTTAGAAGTTAGTGGATTCGAAGTAAAAACAGCATCAAATCCGATTGATGGTTTAAAAGTTTTGAAAAGAGAAAATATTAAGCTTGTTATTTCTGATTTAAGAATGACTCCAATAAGCGGAATTGAATTTCTTAAACAGATAAAAGAATATAATCCTGACATTGAAGTAATTTTATTAACCGCATTCACTGATTTACAACTTTTGTTACAGGCTTTACAAGAAGGGGCATCAGATTTTCTAACTAAGCCTGCAGAATTTTCCGATGTTAAAGCTGCAGTCAAAAAAATTCAGATTAAACTCAGTAAAACATTACAACTTAAAACTTATTATAAGAAAATTGAACAACAGAATTTTGAGATGATTAAGTATAAAACTCTTTTAGAAAAAAGAGCTCAGGAGCTCGAAGATGCTTATACAAAAATTTCAGATTTAAATTATCGTTTAAAGCAAAAAGTTGATGATCAAACTAAGGAATTGACGAATAAAGAGATCGCTGCGAGTTATGGAGAACTTATGCAGGGAATCATTCATAATTTGAATACTCCTTTATCGACTATAAATGGAGGTCTTGATTTATTGAGAATGATTATTTCAAGAGATATGAAAGCAGAAGCTCTGCAACCAGAAGCTTATATTGACAGAATAGATCGTATAGTTGGAAGTACTAAAAACCTTAGATCAATTATAAAAAATATGCTCAACAGAAGCAGACTAGAAAATCTAGCTGAATTGAAAGTGTTTGATTTAAATAAAATTATTGATCAAGAGCTTGAATTTCTTAATGCAGATATGTTCTTCAAACATAAAGTAACAAAAAATATAATGCTTTGTGAAACACCTTGTAACATTAAGGTGATATATTCTGATATTTCCCAGATTCTGATAAATATTATAAAAAATGCCCTTGACGCTATGTGGAATGTTCCTAAAAAGTTGCTCTCTATATTCACTGAAGATCGTGGAGATATAATTATTTTGAAAATATCAGACACTGGAAGTGGTATTAGCGAAGAAAACAAAAATAAAATTTTTAATATGTTCTTCACCACAAAGCCAACACTGGAAAAAATCGTTTCTAGGGAACAACCGGTTGGAAATGGAATTGGTTTGCATACAGTAAAAGAATTGGCTTCAAGGTATAATATCTCTATTGATGTTGAATCAGAGTTAAATGTTGGCACTTCTTTTATATTAACATTCAAAAAATTTTTAGAAGAACCTAGAAGTATTACTGAGAATATTGAACATAATAGTAGATTATGA